In Leptospira stimsonii, a single window of DNA contains:
- a CDS encoding flagellar basal body-associated FliL family protein: MGDAEIDEEEGGLPAAEGGGGTSPIIKWLLYVAGAIFGIIIVAIIAMVVAKQTATSTFKQMKNVALVKPPPPLANYNFTEEFRINTSDKGEAHFVKMKLAFGIAKEDQTLSAELAERNAQMRDLINLIVGRKSKDELINIEDQLDLREEIKAQVNHILTEGKIQEVYFTEFIVN; the protein is encoded by the coding sequence ATGGGTGATGCGGAAATAGATGAGGAAGAAGGCGGGCTACCCGCCGCCGAAGGCGGCGGTGGAACATCGCCCATAATCAAATGGCTTCTTTACGTAGCCGGAGCAATTTTTGGAATTATCATCGTAGCCATCATTGCAATGGTCGTAGCAAAACAAACTGCGACCAGCACATTCAAACAGATGAAGAACGTCGCGTTGGTAAAACCTCCTCCACCATTAGCGAACTATAACTTTACGGAAGAATTTCGGATCAACACCTCGGACAAAGGAGAAGCTCACTTCGTGAAGATGAAGTTGGCTTTTGGAATCGCGAAAGAAGATCAAACTTTGTCCGCCGAACTCGCGGAAAGAAACGCACAGATGCGGGATTTGATCAACTTGATCGTAGGACGAAAATCCAAGGATGAATTGATCAACATCGAAGATCAGTTGGATCTTCGTGAAGAGATCAAGGCTCAGGTGAATCATATTCTTACCGAGGGAAAGATCCAGGAAGTCTACTTTACGGAATTTATCGTCAACTGA
- the kdsB gene encoding 3-deoxy-manno-octulosonate cytidylyltransferase has translation MRKILGVIPARYASSRFPGKPLAKIGARTMIEWTYRNASRSSTLSELVVATDDQRIHEVVTGFGGKSVLTSPNHPSGTDRIIEVAEKFPDFSVIVNIQGDEPGIEPELIDGVASLKASHPEWTMSTAAVPLLDPTHAIDPNRVKVIIDQNGKAIYFSRSLIPSQFKATVPLYRHLGIYGYDREFLLKYNSLPKSNLEESESLEQLRAIEAGYGIGVFLAKEAGLSVDTPEDLEIVILDFKKKGLVT, from the coding sequence ATGAGAAAAATTCTCGGAGTAATACCGGCACGTTATGCGAGCTCTCGGTTTCCGGGAAAGCCACTTGCGAAGATCGGCGCCAGAACGATGATAGAGTGGACTTACCGGAATGCCTCTCGGTCTTCCACTCTTTCCGAATTAGTCGTAGCGACCGACGACCAACGCATTCATGAAGTCGTTACCGGATTCGGTGGTAAGAGTGTTCTTACGAGTCCGAATCATCCTTCCGGAACGGATCGAATCATAGAAGTCGCCGAAAAGTTTCCCGATTTTTCCGTGATCGTCAACATACAAGGGGACGAACCCGGAATCGAACCCGAACTCATCGACGGTGTCGCGAGTTTAAAGGCATCTCATCCGGAATGGACGATGAGTACGGCCGCCGTTCCACTTTTGGATCCAACGCACGCAATCGATCCCAATCGTGTAAAAGTTATCATCGATCAGAATGGAAAGGCGATCTACTTTTCCAGGTCGCTTATACCGAGTCAGTTCAAGGCGACGGTTCCACTCTATCGTCATTTGGGAATATACGGATACGATCGGGAATTCTTATTAAAATACAATTCTCTCCCGAAAAGTAACTTGGAAGAATCGGAATCTCTCGAACAACTCAGAGCGATCGAGGCAGGTTACGGAATCGGAGTGTTTTTAGCGAAGGAAGCGGGATTGTCCGTGGATACGCCGGAAGACTTGGAGATCGTAATTTTGGATTTTAAAAAGAAAGGTTTGGTTACTTAA
- a CDS encoding STAS domain-containing protein: MSDDFKIFVDLTVSVPIIHIEGEITSEADEEIVGKYESIPAEKRGRVILNFQGTSYINSAGIATLISLITRASETKGKIEFAGLNEHFRKVMDIVGLTDFVLIHNTLQEALK, translated from the coding sequence ATGTCCGACGATTTCAAAATTTTCGTAGATCTCACCGTATCTGTTCCCATCATCCATATTGAAGGAGAGATTACTTCCGAAGCGGACGAGGAAATCGTTGGAAAGTACGAGTCCATTCCCGCCGAAAAAAGAGGAAGAGTAATCTTGAATTTTCAAGGGACTTCGTATATCAATTCCGCAGGAATCGCGACCCTCATCAGCTTGATCACAAGAGCGTCTGAGACGAAAGGAAAAATCGAATTCGCTGGCCTCAACGAACATTTCAGAAAGGTGATGGACATCGTCGGTTTAACCGATTTCGTCTTAATCCACAATACTCTCCAAGAAGCTCTTAAGTAA
- a CDS encoding c-type cytochrome, whose protein sequence is MNSKNMIISIVIALTSLVLFLNCGDKSEKPAETSAPAATETTASALSPELQKGQEIFLQNCASCHGEKGAGDGAAAASLNPKPRNYKAPAGQWKNGNTEAGVLKTLNNGIPGGPMVAYKFLGDENIKLLAKYVVHLTQN, encoded by the coding sequence ATGAACTCCAAAAATATGATCATTTCCATCGTGATCGCTCTTACCTCTCTGGTTCTTTTTTTGAACTGCGGAGATAAGTCCGAGAAACCAGCTGAAACGTCTGCGCCTGCCGCTACTGAAACTACGGCCTCCGCCCTCAGCCCAGAACTTCAAAAAGGACAGGAAATCTTTTTGCAAAACTGCGCTTCTTGTCATGGAGAAAAAGGTGCTGGAGACGGAGCCGCGGCCGCGAGTCTAAATCCGAAACCTCGTAACTATAAGGCTCCTGCCGGACAGTGGAAAAACGGAAACACCGAAGCTGGAGTTTTGAAAACTCTGAACAACGGAATTCCCGGTGGTCCGATGGTCGCTTACAAATTCTTAGGTGATGAGAACATTAAACTACTGGCAAAATACGTAGTTCATCTTACTCAAAACTAA
- a CDS encoding Zn-ribbon domain-containing OB-fold protein, translated as MSENILEILKGKKCNSCGFQMTEPSVACTSCGNSETSEIQFSGNGKIYTYTVVHVGFGHLAKRAPYVLAVIELEEGIKTMGLLEGSVSGVPVTESVAIDLPVKFSKEESGTGFIFQPA; from the coding sequence ATGTCGGAAAATATATTAGAAATTTTGAAAGGAAAAAAATGCAATTCCTGCGGGTTTCAAATGACCGAACCTTCGGTCGCCTGCACGAGTTGCGGAAATTCGGAAACGTCGGAAATTCAGTTCTCGGGAAATGGTAAGATCTATACTTACACGGTCGTTCACGTCGGCTTCGGTCATCTTGCAAAAAGAGCGCCTTATGTTTTGGCGGTGATCGAACTGGAAGAAGGAATCAAAACGATGGGACTTTTGGAAGGATCTGTTTCCGGTGTTCCTGTAACGGAGTCCGTTGCAATCGATCTTCCCGTTAAATTTTCAAAGGAAGAATCCGGTACCGGTTTTATCTTTCAGCCCGCCTAA
- a CDS encoding Lsa36 family surface (lipo)protein: MKIKKTKFYESFFFVLLFYCNSLFSEAACVGAECASLPPEVVLGSNLIDPALDAVYTKEFLLSMGEAAVLQNINSSMLGGTILTRKRIGLGYSIARTNLSPRNYFFENSELRELPKQGMAASPSVNFGFNLGNLFESPSPQLSKWNIHFHYFPYELSEQNVPFLKLRKTDLHGKVANIGINVRYFPFYSSSNSSETNGKDGLSFGFGLFQSIQTISLHSYDRKPTNIRLSGQPRKWIGINDLTYNSNIYSATFDFRYAKTIGFFSFYGGFGGMFNQGNVGIQVERNFALSALSNKDDFTTNPTLVYLDLKRNLFVSHTNWYGTVGLELAWRDANIMIEYLKNKNSESVSLGVFIHF, translated from the coding sequence TTGAAAATCAAAAAAACGAAATTCTACGAATCATTCTTCTTTGTTCTATTATTTTATTGCAATTCCCTTTTTTCCGAAGCGGCCTGCGTCGGCGCGGAATGTGCGTCCCTTCCTCCCGAAGTCGTCCTGGGAAGCAACCTCATCGACCCTGCGTTAGACGCCGTTTACACGAAGGAATTCCTACTTTCCATGGGAGAAGCCGCCGTTCTTCAGAATATCAACTCATCGATGTTAGGCGGAACAATTCTTACCAGAAAAAGAATCGGACTCGGATATTCCATCGCAAGAACCAATTTGAGTCCGAGAAACTATTTCTTCGAAAATTCAGAATTGCGGGAACTCCCCAAACAAGGTATGGCCGCCTCTCCTTCGGTCAACTTCGGTTTCAACTTAGGAAATCTTTTCGAAAGTCCGAGTCCGCAACTCTCGAAATGGAACATCCATTTCCATTATTTTCCCTATGAACTCTCGGAACAAAACGTTCCCTTTCTAAAACTGAGAAAAACCGACCTTCACGGAAAGGTTGCAAACATCGGCATCAACGTGAGATACTTTCCATTCTATTCTTCTTCGAACTCTTCCGAAACGAACGGGAAAGACGGACTCTCCTTCGGCTTCGGACTCTTTCAATCGATTCAGACGATCAGTCTTCATTCTTACGATCGAAAACCGACCAACATTCGTCTTTCGGGACAACCTCGAAAATGGATCGGAATCAACGATCTCACATACAATTCGAATATCTACTCGGCTACATTCGATTTTCGTTATGCAAAGACGATCGGATTTTTTTCTTTCTACGGCGGTTTCGGGGGAATGTTCAATCAAGGAAACGTGGGGATTCAAGTGGAAAGAAATTTCGCACTTTCTGCGTTATCCAACAAAGACGATTTTACGACCAACCCCACTCTTGTTTACTTGGATTTAAAACGAAATCTTTTCGTGAGTCATACGAATTGGTACGGAACCGTAGGCTTGGAACTCGCTTGGAGAGACGCAAACATCATGATAGAATATTTGAAGAATAAAAATTCGGAATCCGTTAGTCTGGGAGTTTTTATTCACTTTTGA